GGAGCAAAGCAGCGAGGTGCTGAAGAACTGCTCGCCGGAGAACGGCAGCATGTCAATCGCGCTGTTTGACGTCGATCACTTCAAGAACATTAACGACCGTTACGGCCATGGGTTCGGCGATTCGGCGCTGTGTCATATTACGGATATTTGCCGCAGCCATCTTCGTCAAGGCGATGTGTTCGGACGCTACGGGGGCGAGGAATTCGTGCTGTGCCTGCCGGACACTTCGCTGGATCAGGCGGCGCGGCTGGCCGACCGTATCCGCAGGGCGATCGAGGCCGAAAGCCTGCAGACGCCTAACGGCCGCATCAGCGTCACCGTCAGCTTCGGCGTGACGGAGGCTGTGCCCGGCTGTACGCTGGAGGAGCTGCTTACGGAAGCCGACCATGCCCTGTACGCCTCCAAACGCGGCGGGCGCAATGCCGTGCATCTGTCGGACGGCTCCGGAATTACCCGCTTTTCGGAGGGTTCGCCTTCTTACATCCGGGCCTCCTGCAATGGATAGGCATCGGCAAAAGGGACCGTCTTCCTGTTATGGGAATCGGTTCCTTTTTCTGTATTTCGCATTAATTATAAGGTCCGGCGGTACTTTAATCTTTCTTTCTTGTTTTTCATCAGTCCTTTTCAGTTTAAATAGAAGATATCCGGTACTGGCCGGACAGATTTATGCTAAGAATGGGAAGAATAGGAGGAGATCCTTGTGATCAAGATCGGTTTGACGGGATTCGGCGACCATGAAGAACTGTACGGCAAAATCAAGCCCGCCGACCGGTTGCCCGCGTACAGCGCGCATTTTTCCATCGTGGAAATCGACAGCTCCTTCTATGCCGTTCAGCCGGTTAAAAATTACGTCAAATGGGTGAGCCAGACGCCGGGCGATTTCGGTTTCATTGTCAAAGCCTATCAGGGAATGACTGGACATCTGCGGGGCAAAAAAAATTATTTCGATACCGCCGAAGAAATGTTTCAGGCGTTTCATACTTCCATAGAGCCCGTCATTGAGGCGGGCAAGCTGACCATGACGCTCTTTCAGTTCCCCCCGTGGTTCGACTGTACGAAGGAGAACGTGGATGTGCTGCGCGAAACCAGGGAGCGGATGAAGGATGTGCCCTGCGCGCTTGAATTCCGCAACTCCACCTGGTACAGCCCTGAATACCGGGAACGGACGCTGGCGTTTATGAAAAAAGAAGGCTGGATTCACACGGTGGTCGATGAGCCGCAGGCCGGAATCGGATCTATTCCGATCGTGTCCGTGGCGACTTCGCCGGAGGCAACTTATGTGCGGATGCATGGACGAAACGCCAAGGGCTGGCATCAGAGCAGTCATCCCGATTGGCGCAAGCTGCGGTATCTGTACCGTTACAGTACGGAAGAGCTGGCGGAATGGCAGCTCCGGCTGAAAGAACTGGAGAAGGACTCACGGAACGCGTATGTGGTCTTTAACAATAATTCGGCGGGTGACGCCACCCCTAATGCCAAGGAGCTGCAGGTTCTTCTCGGCGGAGACGACAGCGGCCTTGCACCGCTGCAATTGGATTTGTTCAACAACCCATCATGATTTACATATAATGGATTTGTTCTGTGCGCCGCTGGATATGAAGCAATAATAGGGAGGCAAATCATGATGAAGCGCAATCATACAATGATGCAGTTCTTCGAGTGGCATGTGGCTGCCGACGGCGAGCATTGGAAGCGACTGGCGAAGCTTGCGCCGGAGCTGAAAGCAGCGGGAATCGACGCCGTCTGGATTCCTCCGGTGACGAAAGGCCAATCCCCCGAAGATACCGGGTACGGCGTATATGATCTGTACGATCTTGGGGAGTTCGATCAAAAGGGCAGCGTCCGGACAAAATACGGGACGAAGCAGGATCTGATCGACGCGATTGCGGAATGTGTAAGGAACGGGATTGCGGTCTATGTCGATCTGGTCATGAACCACAAAGCCGGCGCGGATGAAACGGAGGCGTTCCAGGTCGTCGAAGTCGATCCGGAGAACCGCCTGGAGGTCATATCCGAGCCGTTCGAAATTGAAGGCTGGACGAAATTCACGTTTCCCGGACGCGGCGACCAGTACTCTTCCTTCAAATGGAACTTCCAGCATTTCAACGGCACGGACTATGACGCCAAGGAAGAGCGGACCGGCATCTTTAAGATCATCGGGGAAAACAAGGACTGGAGCCGCAATGTCGACGACGAGTTCGGAAACTACGACTACCTGATGTTCGCCAATATTGATTACGGCAATCCCGTCGTACGCGCCGAAATGCTGGAGTGGGGAAAATGGCTCGTCGATACGCTCCAATGCAGCGGCTACCGGCTGGACGCCATCAAGCATATCAATTATGAATTTATCGGCGAATTCGCGGCGGAAATGACCCGCAAGCGCGGGGAGGATTTCTATATTGTCGGCGAATTCTGGAATCCGGATGTTGAAGCCTGCCGCCAGTTTCTGGACACGGTTGACTATCAGATCGACCTGTTCGATGTGGCGCTCCACTATAAATTCCATGCCGCTTCGCTGAGCGGCCGGGACTTCGATCTGACCACCCTTTTCGATGATACGCTGGTGCAGACGCACCCCACCCATGCTGTCACTTTTATCGACAATCACGATTCTCAGCCCCATGAGTCGCTGGAATCTTGGGTCGGCGACTGGTTCAAGCTGAGCGCGTATGCGCTGATCCTGCTTCGCCAAGATGGGTATCCCGTTGTATTTTACGGCGATTATTACGGCATCGGCGGACCGACGAAGGTTGAAGGCAAGCGCGAAGACATCGACCGTCTGCTGTGCGCCCGCTACCATAAATCCTACGGCGAACAGAATGATTACTTCGATCATCCGAATACGATCGGCTGGGTGCGACGGGGAGTCGAGGAAATTCCAGAGTCGGGCTGCGCGGTCGTGGTATCGAACGGAGACGACGGCGAGAAGAGCATGTTCATCGGTGAGGAGCGCGCCGGGGAGGTCTGGGTCGATCTGACGCTGAGCCGGGAAGATACGGTAGAGATTGGTGAAGACGGATGGGCCGTCTTTCCCGTAAACGGCGGCGACGTGTCCGTGTGGGCGCTGCCGCTCGAGCAGCCGGACGGCGAAGAGGACAGCTCTAAAGCCGCCATTGAAACAGAAGAT
This region of Paenibacillus sp. URB8-2 genomic DNA includes:
- a CDS encoding DUF72 domain-containing protein produces the protein MIKIGLTGFGDHEELYGKIKPADRLPAYSAHFSIVEIDSSFYAVQPVKNYVKWVSQTPGDFGFIVKAYQGMTGHLRGKKNYFDTAEEMFQAFHTSIEPVIEAGKLTMTLFQFPPWFDCTKENVDVLRETRERMKDVPCALEFRNSTWYSPEYRERTLAFMKKEGWIHTVVDEPQAGIGSIPIVSVATSPEATYVRMHGRNAKGWHQSSHPDWRKLRYLYRYSTEELAEWQLRLKELEKDSRNAYVVFNNNSAGDATPNAKELQVLLGGDDSGLAPLQLDLFNNPS
- a CDS encoding alpha-amylase — encoded protein: MKRNHTMMQFFEWHVAADGEHWKRLAKLAPELKAAGIDAVWIPPVTKGQSPEDTGYGVYDLYDLGEFDQKGSVRTKYGTKQDLIDAIAECVRNGIAVYVDLVMNHKAGADETEAFQVVEVDPENRLEVISEPFEIEGWTKFTFPGRGDQYSSFKWNFQHFNGTDYDAKEERTGIFKIIGENKDWSRNVDDEFGNYDYLMFANIDYGNPVVRAEMLEWGKWLVDTLQCSGYRLDAIKHINYEFIGEFAAEMTRKRGEDFYIVGEFWNPDVEACRQFLDTVDYQIDLFDVALHYKFHAASLSGRDFDLTTLFDDTLVQTHPTHAVTFIDNHDSQPHESLESWVGDWFKLSAYALILLRQDGYPVVFYGDYYGIGGPTKVEGKREDIDRLLCARYHKSYGEQNDYFDHPNTIGWVRRGVEEIPESGCAVVVSNGDDGEKSMFIGEERAGEVWVDLTLSREDTVEIGEDGWAVFPVNGGDVSVWALPLEQPDGEEDSSKAAIETEDAAKEGKPEKK